Genomic segment of Apostichopus japonicus isolate 1M-3 chromosome 8, ASM3797524v1, whole genome shotgun sequence:
actcagagtttcacacAAACATTGAGTTCTTTTCACTGCGGTGATCatcagttgcctgatgatcgccgCAGTGAATagaactatatatatctatatatatataattttatacatatatatatgccgtAAAAGAAAGACATCTATATTTTTGGTATCCCTTGGATATGTATAGCATAATGTATAGTATCACTTAGATGAGACATATGAAGGATATCCCCTTGATTACAGATATCTGTATGTAGTATATCCTCTAGATGAAAGATATCCACACATGTATAGTATCTCTAGCTAACCTAGTCTCTTATAAGCTTTGTATATATGGTATAGTTTTCCTATAAATGTAATGTACCTGCTGTATAATCTATACatcaacatgtatatatactattGTTTCAAAGATGCCAACATGTTGTTGTCAATTAAACCATACCCTTTGAATTCTGAAATCTATTATCTTTTTGTCCTCGAGCGGTAGTACGTCGTGTCAGACTTGTTTTCGTGGGGCATCGGCTTTGAATTTCAACCTTCCCTTGGGAGGAGATCAAGATCTGAACTATACAGTGTATGGGAACCTCAGGAGGTTGGTTGATGCTAAAACTTGCAAATCGAAGCCAAGCATATATCTTATCTGGCTGGATCACCTGCAAGTTTCTGTAAGATCACCTACacaatttgccccatattcagttaCATCTGTCGTGTGGGATAGTCTCgttcaaaatctgttgacatTTTTCGAAAAGCTCTTTTTCGTTTACAAGATATActcatttgaaagttttgataaatctgggaaactcattaaatatgtgcagaCTATGATGTAGAGTATTTCCCTCATCAAAGTTCTTATTTTAGCCCTTAAttaagttaacccctaattacaagccctcagcacatatatcatttttaatGTGATCTTCCTCATTTCACAGGGCCACGAACCTGTCTTTCGTATCCTTGAAAAgaaggttgtgaaaacaaaggaataacataagAGGAAATTAGGCAGTCTGACTCCCTTTACATCCTCAAATGTGTATAATTAACTAATGTTTATGcaaaaataaaactagaattaagtAAAGACTTGTAAAAGTGGtaaatctttgatggattttgatgggactagttgcagctattttcgtgacttctaatgcctattagagtgattaggacaatgttgttcataggtgtaTGTAGACCTTACATTACTGCATATAAATAAAACAGTACTGGTTTCATTGTCTTAATTCTTATAGTAGCACAGGTTCCATTCCTTAGTCAATATATTTTACCTCTTACCAGATACAATCAAGTTTATATACTAAACTGCACAATGTTCTGTTTTATTAACGTCCATGAAAATTTCATGGATTAAATAGGAGTCTCATAGTCTTAACCATTAAATGACTAACAACTTAAGCCCTGATTCTCATGCAAAGTTAAGGCTAGGTTTGATTTGTTATGGATACTGGAGTATTGTTGTTTGGTCTAACAACCACCTCAGTTGTTGACATATCATTTGAGAAAAGTAATTAACAGAAATTCTCAAGAGTTTAAAAATCTCTTGACAGAGACGTGATTAACGTAATCGACTTTAAACATTGCAGTCTATTTCTCCAACTCTCCAATTTGACGACAGAAGTTTCCTTTGCAAAATTACATAAACATGTTAAGGTTCAAATGTGCAAGCTGTAAAATATCGAACTTGTATAActacattaaaaatgaaatatcagAGACTTATAACATTTCACCAAATCTCTCAAACAGCTCTCAGATACAATTAAAAACAACTATGACTTATTATGGCTGTATTACTGTATGGAGGTCTAAAATAAGTTGTGAAACAGAAGGGACAATTTACTCATCACCATGTATTTTGACAACATTACTTTATTCATTTatgtttgtatgcatgtattgtatgttttttagatcctcctgcaagcaggaactcctCAAGAAACCATCATTGGCTTaatatcaaagccacaagctgactgAAGGCAGTCTCTTAGattaaaggtgggatcgctcgtaatttcctcgtaaattctgtccttcacaccacccgattcaaaaataatatcaatactaccctctatcggatcgtcgctgttgtctcgtaatttctcagcaatcccgtatttacggctagtaagcaataaacgggttcggttacttgaacggtggccttggcgaaattcctgcatagtttcttgtctgtggcagtacagggagttgttatggaacaactccctggtcagtagtatgcggtattacgccgcgttttcgtgtgtgttgtgtgatacaaaactcagtgctttgttttacgttcagaacttttcacaactaatgggctgtacagtataggttacggtcgagctttgcatcaggcgtaatagttcgaccagggagctgctactctagcagttccctgcttttactcttttaggcctacatggtgagcagtcgaagtcaagaaacagctcaagaaactaatagttatgaactttatgtctgattcacgctgactggtgtcacaaaaagacaaacgcgaatgagtgaaaaaattgactgaagtgattacaaactattgggtatcaaacgtaaagtcaagtccgtcatgtgtgaacaattggtatttcagccaatttaggtattaattatacatagactgagtcacagcttacattgtattttatatataaattttagttatatatcaggagggaaagacaaagcattttatgtcatataccatatacagataaatatgtatatttaattatttttggactcctggcaacgggccctttaggcgatcacagagcacttgccctagctgcaccccgtcacctaaccggtgcacgtaaaccctgtccttgcacccctttgacccgaattaaaaaataacgaaacttgaacggaaaaggaaaggaaaatacgttgccataaggggcggctccaccctctttagaaaggattggcaaaaagggaataagtacatgaacaataaactaatagttatttccattgaaaagtgtctcgctgagcatcggccgtcaaagcaaaaaacttttttttttctaaatcacgtcagtgtattggtttccagcgtactgtactcccagaattgactatcctgtttcttgttccgaacggctcccaacgaaatgccaaaaagtcggcaacggggttggggtgggttacccagctccaccatggggcacctcatcacgactgactcgaattacaactcgtaactttaactgaaattggattgaatttaaaaaaatatatactagatgtctgcatggatcatacttatctatactattgtgtgaccatataggcgaACGGGCTCtatatagtcaaccaggagagactggggagaaactttttttcttgccacagaaaattaaacattgcccggaagttcctagcacgattaattcatttcaaacttcgacggcaatgaaggacaaagagaaccgtataggcctatgcctgactataagatcattgaaccatcacgaacaactccgaataatcttccatttgccgattcatgACACTGGGaagtaaggggtgggggggggggtggggctttccatttgatccgcaagtatattgaacggtcaccacaacaagggtgtatagcttgggactagcacggggagacttgtcaaccttgtgaacttttttgggggtgagatgcgggggggggggattcgcaaactaaaacatacagggtaaacagaggggaggaaagaggtcaaGAAAGAAAGcgtgaaagacagatgaagggatggaggaagaaagtaaagaaaatgtggagatggaggctaggggtagagatagatatgatatgaaagtacagagagaaaaaaaccaagagcagaaaaatggagatcactgggatactgtcaatacacaagaagaatatacaatctaaatactggaattaaataatgcaccacataaatacagctttatgacatcaagaaatcaaaggggaaggatataatgtttcaaggatgctggaaaataagacacaacagaagatgattatggtttctgatctattaggcttcttctctctactgctaccaggatgtaagagaccacagggactcgcacaactctttaagttgtgatgacctctgacccttactatgcctaactgttatcttgccaggaaataaatacaccagtgcatgagaggaggtgagagacaggactgattgatcgtgtcgataggggtacatgtgattcaagaagatagatgtaaagattagcatcgtttggacacttcaaatgggaccccctccccacccccccacaccctcccccacgttcaaatcatatcccctcctggcaacggaaatgaacaccagtataaataaaccgatacagatatttatacacgctgtgcgtgtaggcctatatacaataatataaagctggccattctctgattgttactccttgattgaatttccccaaccttgcccaccttgacttagagggtggccaagctcctgattcacagtcatagctactatcgaacaaaatggacgaaagcaatttatctcaatctggtgatgcagatgtatcattagctgctaatccaacatttgtgaatgtcgcacaacctgtcaacaaaagtctgggaaaagtgcttgcccctgccatatgtatgatctcttttgttcaggatcatgtaaatgtggcaatgtgtattcgtatagtctgaggtttttctcccatgctgctccatatctaatcctactggtaacattggacagaacattggcagatggcttcttgagaggtgttgaagtaactggatcaggagtatctgtagagattacataaaacaagagttactagattgcaagtatcctgctatagcttctatggctgtgactaaaaatataccttttgtttagaacttatcacacttatgcagcactggaaactgatatttcaatttaaatggtgtcattgagtttagaggacattgaagttacaagtatgttggtgaaaccaagaccaccctcaagaagcagttctagtcacaagtcaataccatgaaaatggagactccagtaggggaacactttcagctgcccaatcataccattaaagacatgtcccaacaggtaactgaattcgtagactaaccatctcagacatagtacaccacagcagagataaAGTGAGCGGACGGAATGccctagcaccattcaactgaataggctcaatatacaggaaggacatgactaactttatcctgctccatctctgtattctgctatagtttattcgccctctctccttacttaatcctcgctttgtactccacagtttatctaaatacctctgctttcactgactccttttgttcaatacaccattaacttctttctttgtgttcaccatgtcctctctgttccaggctctattgtgtctcttgaatttactgttactagtcagtttgcctctaaagaagatcctgataatatcaggcccacttacttttataaattttcatacacatgtatgctttttagtggatgagcaatatgctaccatttttttcttttcttttggaattaaatgagaatgaaattgtattatttttctgatcacatcagatcagataagattagcactgctcttccagtctgtaattcatgcaaggataaacatataaatttaccttctcctttctgagtgtcaactgatctttctgtggtgacagctgctgagaatgcctctgtttgactttcagcatctttccggaaaagatgcatttgaaacctatacaatgaaaccaaaaaaattgtccgtaaatcatataactgaaatagtaattttactgtacaccccaagcttaattgtatgcataatgaatctggtaatgaccaaatcattacaaacatacatgtttttatcatacctacccaagaaaaaatatgaaagagaaaagtaacaaacaaacacttaggcatatttcaataataacatattgttaacccacattgatttaaacccagataaggatgagatattctttcatactcttcttcaacatatccataaaccgcggtacctttcaagaattgtaaggataattttgtgttgcccaactgcttgcccaacaacttgagctcacatgtcaatgtaaaatttactatgtaaacttcctgtcttagtgaactgattggtttcatatcgctaaaagatgtccagtcttttgatgagagtttgatgtacactcattatttacctactgtgtaaacttcctgtttatgtgagcagttggtttcatgagtgagaattgagatgctacTGTAGCTTACACCATGACATAagcccaccattgtgaaaaattcctgtttacacatgaatagcttgatttcagactaccattaatttaacgctagattactctccacaagagatagtttcggccaccaaatttaatagatattataatttttgaacactaaacatcagatcattcacaagaagctgaacaaaaacaagcatagtatatactgactatatataaaaaatatgataacttagcacagcatcataaagtatgagcatcaggcctacacgcaaaaaaaaaactggtactttcttacctccaggcatggctatataaaggtttatataggtatagctatatgtactaatatggtccctcaatttgtgaggctaatttacctaacttcttgcatagcagttgggttccttcaaaaatcccaaacacagatatgtacacatgattgctggaatattggacagacagtcagtagataacagtataacaccctgttgcccaaatgaaccattaaaacttgattgcatatatgctggctgtggctgaccttagaaaaacctaaggtctagttgcatacgcagcggtgtgaaaacatgtgaatcagttaggagtgattctaaattatttatgtagatgtattatttttataggaaaaattgcaggtccatgtggttgtacttgtacagcacagtaggccttcctcactggtgtatattacaaaattagggaatacagttactatgaacactaaattctgattacttattactaatactataggccttACTCCTATGTTATATGCccagttaattatgactgggcataggtgaggcttttctttcaaatgctcattcacaagaattattcttcaaacaaggacagctgataacaatttagaacctggagggggtggggatgaacatatcacctaggcctagtggttagaaaatatatttccatcaatttgttgaggcaaaaacagtttactttttggtgatgagaaggcccagctttccatggcataaatatgaggagtgaaactaaagacccccagtccctgtgagtcttctttaggaaggatattttaatttttaactgtatacagtacaaagtggctattcttacaactagtcgtaagaataatttccgactacgcatgggcagttgctatttttatgattaggagtactaattttacgacgatgagtaacaataacttccggttagggttagggttatgtttagggttacctctactacatgcgcagttgctttatttactgcacttgaatttgcctttgtcgtaagaatagtttataattgttacgactagtcgtaagaaacggcctatacagtatcctcatgacaagcattcacaaacagtgatgatgatgactcagtaatacaacttactgctattttgtgctaggataagtatgataaggttagcatacgctaggtccattggaaaaataatgaatgataggcctagttacaaagccgaggctcatcaaatcatgtatgttacaaatacaatagcatagacactgcgaagttcgaacacctaagccttaaaataccccaaaaactatcttcattttattgacagatatgtacgtacatacttgcgcacgggtcattttggagaggaaataactgtagcttcctagtttttagtgatattggctttcgcttgtaggttatcatggtgaaatcgtgtatttcttaggggtgtccgaactttgcagttttctgtacttcgcaatactgacagttacctaggacaataccctgtagtactactatgtactagtattaccctatacagttttagcctagcttagcaaatcattacctttttgtgtgatcctgaagcaaatgttctgcgaaatctgcgttgctaacagaagtcaaatcgtggacatgtttgtagagttctttctccatttgccagtttacgtaggaacgtagaagatagatcttcgtggcatctcttcgtcgctgttgttcctttgcactgctgtttttgtcaggtccatgcaacaatggctttcctccacttgaacctatacgctcgttccaggataaggtcgttttctttcgcccgattctccttgccctgatcccttttccatgattgtcactatactctagtctaatcgaatgtatttgtacgaaaatcgtacagtattctttactcaaaaggcacacaaacaacaaactatcgcgtacgaaaatcctttgcggtaaacagtacaataatctgaaatgctgtgctataacattatgtgtgcatgggtacgggcttgttacgcatacgcttgcctgtgctattcactgatctaaatttgccaccgaggtcacgtgagttttaggggtcccattaaacctcgctgaaacctcgataatgccagcgccctcaaaaaaaagtctacgagcgatatcgcctttaacTGCCTTGATTATGaactgtcaattgtcaacaactctgtaactggaccacatacattaatcttggagtgactcaaactcagaaccttatgattgaaaggcaccggcgttaaccactgagctaacactcccaagTAGTGTATGGAGTAGGTCTAGTCCACCATACCGAACTGCAAAgctttacattttaatttgtttacagTTAGGATATATGATAGGATAGTATGTGGCATGGGAgggagaaagggagggagggcaggggggggggttatttaGGGAATAAGCACGTTACATTAGTGTTTTATTATTGGTACCAAACCCTTTCCTACAGCacagtggtggagctaggggtattggtcagagggggcgagaatggtctgtaggggcgctttcgacactatctaagcggagcgccaccacaggttggcgcggagcgtacataattttttttgagtaaagatactccctagatcgccggaaatgaccctttccgggccttgctaatttgcagataaacgaagaataaatagccgttagagcattttgtcagaataTTACACcgacaaaatgtgacaaatgtcaataggtagattagagtgcaataaaaaagtcaataatcgcgaataagtaaaaagtggtaaaaagctaaaaagggcgccagcagtccatttgagtccgtcaggggggggcatccgccccctctgactgtatggacgctccgccactgctacAGCATCGTTTCGAGGGTTAACGTAAAATAAAAGACAGCATTCAAAGATCGCTGTTGCAGCTAAGAACACAGGCAATGTTACATCGTTGCAATCTTTACCCTGAATTTACACAGCAAGAGAGTCAGACAAACAAAGTAAATCCTAATCTCTCCAAACAGTTGGAAAAATCGATCCAGGGCAGCAAGCAGACCAGCTTAAAACACCAGATCTGATTTACGACCTGTTTTGTCAGAATTAGCTAATCACGAAATGATAGCATGTCAAAGGGAATCTCAGAGACTCATAGATATCTAGTCGCTCCTCACGTATCGTTGTTCACTCTTCAGCATACCTGACAAACCGGGTCGTGATTCTCATCTCCGCATATTTTGCCTTTTCTATCGCACTTGTCAACAGCTACACAAACAGACTGCTGGTTTTTTACAAACATATCTCATACATATCTCACAAAATGCAGAGTCGTTAATATCAAAGTAATATCGTACGGCAAACGTCTCCTGGACAGGAACAGGTTTTTTAAACCTTTTGCCACTGCCATAAGATGTTTAgaccggcataaatatgttcccATGCATTATATACAGCCATCttttgtgtatatttatatatgctatatagtatctctctctctctctgcacCGATCCTCGTACCACTTAagtttctatatattttgaGCAAGTACGGCAAACGTTGATTGGAACCCTTCTCGTCGTATCTTATATGGACGAGGGCTTGTACGTGGCTGACTCTACAACTGCTGCTATCATGTACAATTTATACCTCCCAGCAGAGTCGACTATTAATAGACGTCTAAACCTCAGCTCAAGAAGGCAAGAAGGAGCATGACGTAAGCAATCAAGCTTTGGTTGCCACAGAAaccggaaaaaaaaaagtgatatgGGTCGCGAACATTTTGTGTGCACTGAGAAATGACAAACGCGAGTGATTATAATCGGTTTGGCAAGCCTAAAGGTGAAAACTGTCAGCTTTGGGGTTTTGGTAGCATTTTAATGGTCTTCATCATTGCTTAGGATCTGCcagaaagaagacaaaaaaaaacaaaccaaaaaagagataaaaaccaaaagaaataaaactgttGGTTACGAAACAGGTAACGTTTGTCTCAGGGCATCCTTTTAAGAATATGACAGTATCAGAAATCTTTGTCAGTCTTAAAAACGAAATAAACACATAACCTAACAAACggaaacaaaaaatatcaatgttaacgtactgtttttctttcaaatgactGTGGATGTTGATGAGCTTGCTTGACCTTTCTcagatttatatcaatatatatttatcaatatcaatatatatatatcaatatcaatatatatatatatatatatatatatatatatatatatataatatatctaatAGTTAAAACTTTTCATGTAGAAATTGGCAACATTTCTATGGGTATAAAGTCAATTAACCGTAGAATTTACTACTTGTCACTGGCTGAGGTTGGTTAAAACTATTCTTTTTTTAATCATAAGAATCAGTCTGATCAttgttaaattaaaaattatatatatatatatacatatatgcatatacatatatatatatacatatatatatatatatatatacatatatatatatatatatatatacatatatgtacatatatatatatatatgtacatatatcgAGATccagctttaggaatcacaaatggtTTAGTTTATCCAAAATTTAAATATCACAGCTGAGGACAAATTCATCCACTCAAATATCAATTATAAATTGATAGAACCTGAAAATCcttgtacaaaacaaaatgtgaacatATGAActagattataaaataaagtacTATATTTAAATCCTAATATTAAGACATTCTTTCTCCTTCTtcccttttttaatttttttttttttttaactctttcCCGgatttatgtaaaaaaaaagccaaCAGGGAAACAAAAGTTGAAGGCAAAACTAAAATTACACATAGACTGTCGAGAAACAGGAGCGAATATTGAATTTGTCGGTGAGATCAATAGCAATGCGTTACCTTCAACGAACTGCAACACGTTTATAATCACTGTCTCCGAAGCCAAACAAACCGCCGTCCGTAAAAGCTTTAGTTAGTCTAAATTCATCACATCAAGGTTGAGAGATACAAAAAAGCAGTTTCCTTTCTGAAACTGACCTTTGTTCTGGTTCTCATTCATATACAAGTTTTATATGTCAttcttttgcaatattttgtcgtattgtattgtattattcttttcttttgtgaGCTGACCTGGGACAAAGCATCAACATTTTAAGTGAAAAGAAAGAGTAAAATCAAATCTGAAGAATTGATTTGTAAAGAAGGAGACTTTAAGTAGGAAGTGTTTTTATGAAACTGTTGAGGGGGgatgaaaaaaaaggagaagcaGAAATAAGAGAAAGAGAAGCAGAGGaaagagaaggaggagaaggaggaagTGGAACAGATGTCAAAGGGAGAGGAGGAGGTGAGGAAGGAGGAGATGATTTAAAGGAAGAGGAGAAGTAGAAGGAGAagggaaggagaaggagaagtaGGGACAAATGATAATGACAAAGGAGTAAGAAAACACATGgcaaaggaggaggaggaggaggaggaggaggaggaggtggaggaggaggtggaggaggaggtggaggaggaggaggaggtggaggaggaggaggaggaggagagaggaagagagaggaagagacTGAAGGAGGAGGGGAATGAGAAGAAggtaaagtaaaagtaaagaaaGGATGAGGAAGGTAGTGCAAAGGAGGAAGATGAAAATGAGCATTAGAAAGataaggaggaggaggaggatgaggaggaggaggaggaggaggaggaggaggaggaggaggaggaggagcaggaGGAGGAGAAGTAAAGAAATGGTGTTGAATGAGagtgaggaggaagaggagaggaaacAAACAGGA
This window contains:
- the LOC139971034 gene encoding uncharacterized protein; its protein translation is MEKELYKHVHDLTSVSNADFAEHLLQDHTKRFQMHLFRKDAESQTEAFSAAVTTERSVDTQKGEDTPDPVTSTPLKKPSANVLSNVTSRIRYGAAWEKNLRLYEYTLPHLHDPEQKRSYIWQGQALFPDFC